The following are encoded in a window of bacterium SCSIO 12643 genomic DNA:
- a CDS encoding Omp28-related outer membrane protein, producing MKKLYALVFTLAVLSFSVNSQTKYVVVEEHTGSWCQWCPGGTYYMDSLLHTYSNVIGIAAHSSDPMEYPAYLSNLGLSSAPSAHTDRGGQASNIGSWFSDVNTAMSQTPVADVEVFQTFNSTSRVLTVRVKATFYSAISGTYKLGGMITEDAVHGTGPDYAQSNAYGGNGNGPMGGFQTLPKSIPGSMLCYNHVARHMLGGFDGQANSVPANIQPGDTASYTFTHTLPADWDENYIRSVGFLFDGSNAIDNAGKSDYLDGTDNAAPVFLSNPVTNGFVNSFYSLNVFASDPDDKNITITATTAPAWLSITSISTLGYIHTKAVLEGTPTATGTFPVELEVSDGSKSTTMNFDIVVAPELPGSWTLVGNQGFVNSSFIIDMAANKNGTLFALIDNGSSTQVYEKNGNSAWAQMGNLSSSDIHGKIRVGSDGLTPYVAIGGTSGIAVKKFESGGWTQMGGLLPGGVQVGFDLDASDNPFVAFQDGSSGYAGSCYSLDNNAWIKVGNTTYSNGNPAVWNDLKVDQSSGEVYVLWVNFNNGRVPVVSKWDGSAWSNLGGTQVVNAQVAFEQCIDINPVTGEINVVFAEGSGSEGSLSAYQYNGTSWSQIGSDVANGMISDLDMTINEKGVMLLSFQDKAFSDAVSAMSYSYGNWTFIGPRAFSGGTASQTAIAAYDNMPYVLYKDNAASDKATVKYYDSPVVSVSEISEVSQHNVYPNPANNFIQIDGLEKSTEGRIYNIQGALIWSGYIQPNGNISTQSLDNGIYILHIDQSQYKVVVQH from the coding sequence ATGAAAAAACTTTATGCTTTAGTTTTCACGTTAGCTGTTCTTTCCTTTTCAGTTAATAGTCAGACCAAATATGTGGTGGTCGAAGAACACACCGGAAGTTGGTGTCAATGGTGCCCGGGAGGAACCTATTATATGGATTCTTTGTTACACACATATTCCAATGTTATTGGAATTGCTGCACATAGTAGTGATCCAATGGAATACCCGGCTTATTTATCTAATCTAGGTTTATCCAGTGCACCATCTGCACATACTGATCGTGGTGGTCAGGCGTCTAATATTGGAAGCTGGTTTAGTGATGTTAATACCGCAATGAGTCAAACTCCAGTGGCGGATGTTGAAGTATTTCAAACATTCAACTCTACTTCCAGAGTCTTAACAGTTCGTGTAAAAGCTACATTTTATAGCGCTATTTCAGGGACGTATAAGTTAGGAGGAATGATTACAGAAGATGCGGTTCACGGAACAGGTCCTGATTATGCACAATCTAATGCTTATGGAGGAAATGGAAATGGTCCAATGGGAGGCTTCCAAACACTTCCTAAAAGTATTCCCGGAAGTATGTTATGTTACAATCACGTTGCACGCCACATGCTAGGTGGATTTGATGGACAAGCCAATTCTGTTCCAGCAAACATCCAACCTGGTGATACAGCAAGTTATACTTTCACGCATACATTACCTGCAGACTGGGATGAAAACTACATTCGTTCAGTAGGTTTCTTATTCGATGGTAGTAATGCAATCGATAACGCTGGTAAATCAGATTATTTAGATGGAACCGACAATGCTGCTCCGGTATTCCTTTCAAATCCGGTAACAAATGGATTTGTGAATTCATTCTATTCTTTGAACGTATTTGCAAGTGATCCTGATGATAAAAACATTACGATTACAGCTACTACTGCACCTGCATGGCTAAGTATTACCAGCATATCAACTCTGGGATATATACATACCAAAGCCGTACTTGAAGGCACTCCAACAGCAACGGGAACTTTCCCTGTTGAATTAGAGGTTTCAGATGGATCTAAGTCCACCACAATGAATTTTGATATTGTTGTGGCTCCGGAATTACCAGGGAGCTGGACTTTGGTAGGAAATCAGGGGTTTGTAAACTCTAGCTTTATCATAGACATGGCTGCCAATAAAAACGGAACATTATTCGCGCTTATTGACAATGGATCTTCTACCCAGGTGTATGAAAAAAATGGGAATTCAGCGTGGGCTCAAATGGGCAATTTATCTTCATCAGACATTCATGGTAAAATCAGAGTTGGCTCAGATGGATTAACTCCATACGTAGCTATCGGGGGAACCAGTGGGATCGCTGTGAAGAAGTTTGAATCAGGAGGCTGGACACAAATGGGAGGCTTACTTCCGGGAGGTGTCCAGGTAGGATTTGACCTAGATGCCAGTGACAATCCTTTCGTAGCTTTCCAGGATGGAAGTTCAGGCTATGCAGGAAGTTGTTACAGTCTCGATAACAATGCCTGGATCAAAGTAGGTAATACTACATACTCCAATGGAAATCCTGCTGTATGGAACGATCTTAAAGTAGATCAATCGTCAGGTGAGGTATATGTTCTTTGGGTAAACTTTAATAACGGTCGAGTTCCTGTTGTATCTAAATGGGATGGCTCCGCATGGAGCAACCTTGGAGGAACACAAGTTGTCAATGCGCAGGTCGCTTTCGAGCAATGTATTGATATTAATCCGGTAACCGGTGAAATCAATGTGGTATTTGCAGAAGGGAGCGGCTCAGAAGGGAGCTTAAGTGCATACCAATACAATGGTACCAGCTGGAGTCAAATTGGTTCTGATGTGGCTAATGGAATGATCTCCGATTTAGATATGACCATTAACGAAAAAGGAGTTATGCTGCTTTCTTTCCAGGATAAGGCATTTTCTGATGCGGTAAGTGCAATGAGCTACTCTTACGGAAACTGGACATTTATTGGTCCTCGTGCATTCTCAGGAGGTACGGCTTCTCAAACAGCTATTGCGGCTTATGATAACATGCCATATGTCTTATATAAAGACAATGCTGCATCGGATAAAGCAACCGTAAAATATTATGATTCCCCAGTAGTTTCAGTATCTGAAATTAGCGAAGTTTCTCAACATAATGTTTATCCAAATCCAGCGAACAACTTTATCCAAATTGATGGATTGGAAAAAAGCACAGAAGGAAGAATTTATAATATTCAAGGTGCGTTAATCTGGTCAGGATATATTCAGCCAAATGGAAATATCTCTACTCAAAGTTTAGATAACGGAATTTATATTTTACACATCGATCAGTCACAATATAAAGTGGTTGTTCAACACTAA
- a CDS encoding DoxX family protein, whose product MSRLITKLNKYGNSFRVFEPNIARVLLGVFVLYKGLTFLQHTNILMEILNPSDAGLTEIFIVHYVQMGHIVGGLFLIFGLLTRLAAITQIPILIGAVVVNAQIGDLNQLVISSVVLLFLVFFTIIGSGKVSMDYSLKMEM is encoded by the coding sequence ATGTCAAGATTAATTACCAAACTCAACAAGTATGGAAACTCGTTTAGAGTTTTCGAGCCTAACATCGCCAGAGTTCTTCTAGGCGTTTTTGTTCTCTACAAGGGACTCACATTCTTACAACATACCAACATTTTAATGGAGATTTTAAATCCGTCCGATGCGGGCCTTACTGAGATTTTTATTGTGCATTATGTTCAAATGGGACATATTGTTGGAGGACTTTTCTTAATTTTTGGATTACTGACCAGACTTGCAGCAATCACACAAATTCCGATCTTAATCGGAGCTGTTGTGGTAAATGCTCAAATCGGAGATTTAAACCAACTGGTTATTTCTTCAGTAGTCCTGTTATTTTTGGTTTTCTTCACCATTATTGGTTCAGGGAAAGTCTCTATGGATTACAGCCTAAAAATGGAAATGTAA
- a CDS encoding c-type cytochrome encodes MRIGFVFCVLIWGLVSCESRPELSRDLKGVGPIKNLDLPPINDSLMNSGKQLFENKCSTCHTMEYKNTGPDISDILAYRHEEWVANFLLNTDEMLQRDSLTIITRKKYEIDCGARIDSKKEAFAILEYLRQYQIWLHEFNAL; translated from the coding sequence ATGAGAATAGGATTCGTTTTTTGCGTTTTGATTTGGGGTCTGGTGTCATGCGAATCCAGGCCTGAATTATCCAGAGATTTAAAAGGAGTGGGGCCGATAAAGAATTTGGATTTACCACCGATTAATGATTCATTAATGAATTCTGGGAAGCAGTTATTCGAAAATAAGTGTAGTACATGTCATACCATGGAATATAAAAACACCGGGCCGGATATTAGTGATATTTTGGCTTACCGTCATGAAGAATGGGTGGCCAACTTTTTATTGAATACAGATGAAATGTTACAAAGAGATTCCTTAACCATAATAACTCGAAAGAAATATGAAATAGATTGTGGCGCTCGGATCGATTCTAAGAAAGAGGCATTTGCAATTTTAGAATATTTACGTCAGTATCAAATTTGGTTGCACGAGTTTAATGCGTTGTAA
- a CDS encoding cytochrome c oxidase subunit 3, with product MLEQKSINENKSVFYPPGGILIWLIMMVEIITFLGGVFIFMYYRNVEVDAFAFYRSQIHPVWGTVNTIVLITSGYFMANAIVKLKLADTDGAVGYMGWALFLGILFLMIKAGEYYLKLEEGFGMGHDTFFTLYWLMTGFHFIHVLFGVGLLAYMRVAVKKRKYSAKDFADVEASGTYWHMCDLIWILIFPILYLI from the coding sequence ATGCTAGAACAGAAATCCATAAACGAAAATAAGTCGGTTTTTTATCCTCCGGGAGGAATATTGATATGGTTGATCATGATGGTTGAAATCATTACATTTTTAGGCGGAGTTTTTATTTTCATGTACTACAGAAATGTGGAAGTCGATGCTTTTGCGTTTTATAGAAGCCAGATACATCCGGTTTGGGGAACGGTAAACACGATTGTGCTCATTACCAGTGGATACTTTATGGCCAATGCTATTGTGAAATTAAAGCTGGCTGATACGGATGGAGCAGTAGGTTATATGGGATGGGCTTTATTCCTGGGGATTCTTTTTTTGATGATTAAGGCTGGAGAATATTATTTAAAACTGGAAGAAGGTTTTGGTATGGGGCATGATACTTTTTTTACGTTGTATTGGCTAATGACCGGATTTCACTTTATTCATGTTCTGTTTGGTGTAGGCTTACTTGCCTATATGCGTGTAGCAGTTAAAAAGAGAAAGTATTCAGCAAAAGATTTTGCTGATGTTGAAGCGAGTGGAACCTATTGGCATATGTGTGATTTGATCTGGATACTGATTTTTCCAATTTTATATCTGATATGA
- a CDS encoding HmuY family protein: protein MRGLLTYGLILLMGLSSCFREDSPMAPITPGSIETVQIEIGYPYLNQIYYDCGTNKIVRTHTKYAWDLAFECASDGYRVRLNTAKGEFIANMGNVSFDAIHDVQDAKWLWDAPSGNLDSTAIGDWRNKTDVYILDLQYDAQGKHLGFKKIQFVSVDATRYILKFSDVDGAHGQTYTILKDPDLNYVHFTFQGGGQTLQLEPEKHSWDLLFTNHYHKFSNLPLPFVLTQVLINQDQNVVVGEDHMNRFSEIVLSDTGSYVYSNDWDVIGYDWKIRNSQDNSFVIDPSKSFVLKTTEGIFYKLRFTDFYDKSGNKGYPTFEVQKL from the coding sequence ATGAGAGGCTTATTAACATATGGCTTGATTTTATTAATGGGATTATCATCTTGTTTCCGCGAAGATTCTCCTATGGCTCCTATTACCCCGGGAAGTATTGAAACAGTTCAAATTGAAATTGGTTATCCATATTTAAATCAGATATATTACGATTGTGGTACAAACAAAATTGTGCGTACCCATACGAAGTATGCATGGGATCTTGCTTTTGAATGCGCCTCTGATGGGTATAGAGTAAGATTAAATACTGCTAAAGGAGAATTTATAGCCAATATGGGAAATGTATCGTTTGACGCTATCCATGATGTTCAGGATGCTAAATGGTTATGGGACGCACCTTCCGGGAATTTAGATTCTACAGCAATTGGAGATTGGAGAAATAAAACCGATGTCTATATTCTGGATTTGCAATATGATGCACAAGGAAAACATTTGGGATTCAAAAAAATTCAATTTGTATCCGTGGATGCAACCAGATATATATTGAAGTTTTCAGATGTAGATGGTGCTCATGGGCAGACATATACCATTCTTAAAGACCCGGATTTAAATTATGTCCATTTTACTTTTCAAGGCGGTGGCCAAACATTACAACTAGAACCGGAAAAACACTCCTGGGATTTGCTGTTTACCAATCATTATCACAAGTTTAGTAATTTGCCATTGCCTTTTGTTTTGACTCAGGTTCTGATCAATCAGGATCAGAATGTAGTAGTGGGAGAAGACCATATGAATCGTTTCTCAGAAATTGTTTTAAGCGATACGGGATCATATGTGTACAGTAATGATTGGGATGTTATTGGATACGATTGGAAGATTAGAAATAGTCAGGATAATTCATTCGTGATTGACCCATCAAAAAGTTTTGTTTTAAAAACAACTGAAGGAATATTCTATAAGTTGAGGTTTACAGACTTCTATGATAAATCGGGTAATAAAGGGTATCCCACTTTTGAAGTTCAAAAATTGTAG
- a CDS encoding TonB-dependent receptor, producing the protein MWAKRSITIWIFIYLHLFTFSQDGSQGVLRVMNLEDQIPVYLAHVKFTCVSGDQKDQVKWEVTDVNGEVRVPFLDSVRVEISYIGFDAYVLTIGPGISKKILLKPSVFGLKDVVVTAQFIPIEKQDAIYEVKTISDKKVEQKGANNLREALNAEINFKSNNGHANETAVILNGLSGNHVKIMIDGVPVEGRINGNLDLSQINLDQIERIEIIEGPTSVVYGTNALGGVINIITKKQQYKKLDVGIKLFYETVGQYNVSGRLGFKHKKSTFKISGGRNFFGGYAVSDTIRYQDWKPREQYFGTFTYSRSFGHLKFSYILDGFSEKMISKGAPRYPYYTSAFDAYFKTKRFSNKALLSGRVTQTHFLDVTLSQSYYERTRNIYFKDLVSLEETLTDSETDQDTTRFNSYMSRVVFSQKNDEVKWNYLAGIEMKYDQIDASRVTGNQQYIGDYAAFGHLMYQPSKKITIQPAMRYAYNTKYNAPLVPSLNILVKPNSQMTIRGSYAKGFRAPSLKELYLEFHYNATINLWGNERLSAETSDHLNLSLDYHKDIGGHRIRVVPKAYYSRINQLIDLVQISEVDWKYANVDFLITQGMSLALYYQWKSIKWSITGSHYGNYNSMFDRADHQNSFFYSTDVASEFSYCLDTLGVELGCFYKYTGALRNSYMDDNDVIQPSYIGGFHTLDVTASKHLWKRKLKCVAGVKNLFDVNDVALVGNVFGVSSSKNASSLSVLWGRTFFISMNFNL; encoded by the coding sequence ATGTGGGCAAAAAGAAGCATAACAATATGGATTTTTATTTACCTGCATCTATTTACTTTTTCTCAGGATGGATCTCAAGGAGTTCTGCGAGTTATGAATCTGGAAGATCAAATTCCAGTATATCTGGCACATGTTAAGTTTACTTGTGTTTCAGGGGATCAAAAGGATCAGGTGAAATGGGAAGTAACCGATGTAAACGGAGAGGTACGTGTTCCTTTTTTAGATTCTGTTCGAGTGGAGATTTCCTATATCGGTTTTGATGCATATGTGCTGACAATTGGCCCGGGAATTTCAAAGAAAATTCTATTAAAACCAAGTGTTTTTGGATTGAAAGATGTCGTAGTTACCGCACAGTTTATCCCAATAGAGAAGCAGGACGCGATCTATGAAGTTAAGACGATAAGTGATAAAAAAGTAGAACAGAAAGGTGCGAACAATTTGCGCGAAGCTTTGAATGCTGAGATTAACTTTAAATCAAATAATGGGCATGCTAATGAAACTGCGGTAATATTAAACGGATTGTCTGGGAATCATGTGAAAATTATGATCGATGGAGTTCCTGTGGAAGGACGTATAAATGGGAATCTGGATTTATCTCAAATAAATTTAGATCAAATTGAACGAATAGAAATCATTGAAGGGCCAACATCGGTTGTATACGGGACAAATGCGCTGGGCGGGGTCATTAACATCATCACAAAAAAACAACAGTATAAAAAGTTGGACGTTGGCATAAAACTATTTTATGAAACAGTAGGCCAGTATAACGTGAGTGGTCGATTGGGGTTTAAGCATAAAAAAAGCACTTTTAAAATATCTGGAGGACGTAATTTTTTTGGAGGTTATGCCGTTAGTGATACCATTCGATATCAAGATTGGAAACCACGTGAACAATATTTTGGAACGTTTACTTATAGTCGGAGTTTTGGGCATCTGAAATTCTCGTACATCCTAGATGGGTTCTCTGAAAAAATGATCAGTAAAGGAGCGCCCAGATACCCATATTATACGAGTGCTTTTGATGCGTATTTCAAAACCAAAAGATTTTCAAATAAAGCTTTGCTTTCCGGTAGAGTAACTCAAACGCACTTTTTGGATGTTACATTATCGCAGTCGTATTACGAAAGAACAAGAAATATTTATTTCAAGGATCTGGTAAGCCTGGAGGAAACATTGACAGACTCTGAGACAGATCAGGATACCACACGTTTTAACTCGTATATGTCGCGCGTGGTTTTTAGTCAGAAAAATGATGAAGTGAAGTGGAATTATTTGGCCGGAATTGAAATGAAATATGACCAAATTGATGCCAGTCGTGTCACTGGAAATCAGCAGTATATAGGAGATTATGCTGCGTTTGGACATTTGATGTATCAACCTTCTAAAAAAATAACCATTCAACCTGCCATGAGGTATGCGTATAATACCAAGTATAATGCACCTTTAGTGCCATCATTAAATATTTTGGTAAAACCCAATTCTCAAATGACCATTCGAGGTTCGTATGCCAAAGGGTTTAGAGCTCCCTCGTTAAAGGAATTGTATTTGGAGTTCCACTACAATGCGACAATCAATCTATGGGGTAATGAACGGTTAAGTGCCGAAACTTCAGATCATTTAAACCTTTCGTTGGATTATCATAAAGATATTGGTGGACATCGGATCAGGGTAGTTCCAAAAGCCTATTATTCCAGGATCAATCAACTTATCGATTTGGTTCAGATTTCGGAGGTGGATTGGAAATATGCCAATGTAGACTTTTTGATTACTCAAGGTATGTCTTTGGCGCTGTATTATCAATGGAAATCCATAAAATGGTCAATTACCGGAAGTCATTATGGAAATTACAACTCTATGTTTGATCGTGCGGATCACCAAAACTCATTTTTTTATTCAACGGATGTTGCGTCAGAATTCTCGTATTGTCTGGATACTCTAGGTGTAGAGCTCGGATGTTTTTATAAATATACCGGAGCACTTCGAAACAGTTATATGGATGATAATGATGTGATTCAACCCAGTTATATTGGAGGGTTTCATACACTGGATGTGACTGCTTCAAAACATCTTTGGAAAAGAAAGTTGAAATGTGTGGCAGGGGTCAAGAATCTGTTTGACGTGAATGATGTTGCGCTAGTAGGTAATGTGTTTGGTGTTTCAAGTTCGAAAAATGCATCCTCATTGAGCGTATTGTGGGGGCGGACGTTTTTTATATCCATGAATTTTAATCTTTAG
- a CDS encoding T9SS type A sorting domain-containing protein, whose product MKNLVTIFSVLFGSLCAVAQPVSDTISMGQFYVSQVFYSLENGEVANVDNTDWDLAFTTHGNGAAGSAIWINEFNTVLWKYPGDTSNWSGFDTTGHENWERLLNSDTTWTNGAFNRYRGAAGLFDMGWGILNPSNNYWTFGDSLYLLRLNDGSFRKLWVVSLKTGVWEYKYANIDGSNEQVFTIDKSVYPKRNFVYHSVLNDQIVDREPDNDTWDITFTKHVDYLNPPGMYQSMTSVFSNRGVYTAKSHEADYAAASVATIPQTAYTDKMDNIGREWKKYSSSSGWMTYDSIAYFLYVNDSTDLYRMVFTGFEGMGTGKAMFETEQLFTVSIEEPEQKMTWSLYPNPAAENVTILMDNSLQGTVNMQIMDITGKIVWNNSFGLNSGVTQKQVNISHLNSGVYFVVLSNSNLRTMQKLIVE is encoded by the coding sequence ATGAAAAATTTAGTGACAATATTTAGTGTTTTATTTGGAAGCCTTTGTGCTGTTGCGCAACCCGTTTCTGATACCATTTCAATGGGACAATTTTATGTGAGTCAGGTTTTCTATAGTTTAGAAAATGGTGAGGTTGCTAATGTGGATAATACCGATTGGGATTTGGCTTTTACGACTCATGGTAATGGCGCTGCCGGGAGTGCAATTTGGATCAATGAATTCAATACGGTTTTATGGAAATATCCGGGAGATACATCAAACTGGAGTGGGTTTGATACTACTGGTCATGAAAACTGGGAAAGGTTATTGAATTCAGATACTACCTGGACGAATGGAGCTTTTAATAGATATCGAGGAGCAGCAGGATTGTTTGATATGGGATGGGGAATATTGAACCCGAGTAATAACTACTGGACGTTTGGCGATTCACTTTATTTACTTCGTTTAAATGACGGTTCGTTTAGAAAACTGTGGGTAGTAAGTTTGAAAACAGGTGTTTGGGAATATAAATATGCAAATATTGATGGGTCGAATGAGCAGGTTTTTACCATTGATAAATCTGTATATCCGAAAAGAAACTTTGTATATCATTCCGTACTAAATGATCAGATTGTGGATCGAGAACCAGATAACGATACCTGGGATATTACATTCACGAAACATGTTGATTATTTGAACCCTCCGGGGATGTATCAATCCATGACCAGTGTTTTTAGTAACCGTGGTGTTTATACTGCAAAGTCTCATGAAGCAGATTATGCAGCGGCTTCAGTGGCAACAATTCCACAAACGGCATATACGGATAAAATGGATAATATTGGTAGAGAATGGAAAAAATACAGTTCGTCTTCAGGTTGGATGACTTATGACTCCATAGCGTATTTCCTGTATGTTAATGATAGTACCGATTTGTATCGAATGGTATTTACTGGCTTTGAAGGAATGGGAACCGGGAAAGCTATGTTTGAAACAGAGCAGTTATTTACAGTTTCCATAGAAGAACCAGAACAAAAAATGACTTGGAGTTTATATCCAAATCCGGCAGCTGAAAATGTAACTATTCTTATGGATAATTCACTTCAAGGTACCGTGAATATGCAAATAATGGATATTACTGGAAAAATTGTCTGGAACAATTCATTTGGATTGAATTCAGGAGTGACTCAAAAACAGGTAAATATTAGTCATCTGAATAGCGGAGTGTACTTCGTGGTACTCAGTAATTCCAATTTAAGAACAATGCAAAAGTTGATTGTAGAGTAA
- a CDS encoding c-type cytochrome, whose product MKKLHLVYLTMFSSVVLYSCGGEPQKAPAETKAPVEEAESEEISITEAEMESAAAVYFDRCAGCHGSSRKGATGPSLLPDGDGKYPATKMLGTAGLRAFIENGTGGGMPEWKGVMTEEEIEVMTRFLQVEPPVVPPFGMKEIKETWKLIVPVADRPTKPQHNRNIDNYFGVIMRDAGKVAIIDGDTKEQLAVLKTGFAVHILRTSASGRYIYSIGRDGRITMIDTYPEKPEIVAEVRESFDARSVEVSKYKGYEDKYLVAGGYSPSHFVIFDAQTLEPLSVTSTSGNACDGDKEFIEEARVASIVASHTDPVWICNVKETGMVWIVDYTDPRNPVSTQIPSARFLHDGGWDATGHYFLVAANASNKIVVVDVPNKKLVSIIETGNKPHPGRGTNIKNDLGSLWVTSHLGENKLSFIKTDPGEGQWTVVKEVKATGSGGGALFVKSHPKSKHLWVDRTLNPTPELNSTVDVFDIETLELKKNITMPEGVDGRMVHMEYNKAGDEVWVSAFMGQKSAILIYDDETLELKEIIQDDWVENPTGKFNIYNTTHDIY is encoded by the coding sequence ATGAAAAAATTACACTTAGTTTATTTAACAATGTTCAGTTCGGTGGTCTTATATAGCTGCGGAGGTGAACCCCAAAAAGCCCCTGCAGAAACCAAGGCTCCCGTGGAAGAGGCGGAGAGCGAAGAAATTAGTATTACCGAAGCTGAAATGGAAAGCGCTGCCGCAGTGTATTTTGATCGTTGTGCAGGTTGTCATGGATCTTCAAGGAAAGGTGCTACAGGACCTTCATTATTACCAGACGGAGATGGGAAATATCCGGCAACAAAAATGTTGGGTACTGCTGGTTTGAGAGCATTTATTGAAAATGGAACCGGTGGTGGTATGCCAGAATGGAAGGGTGTGATGACCGAAGAGGAAATTGAAGTAATGACGCGTTTCTTGCAAGTTGAGCCTCCGGTTGTGCCACCATTCGGGATGAAAGAAATTAAAGAAACCTGGAAGTTAATTGTTCCGGTTGCGGATCGCCCTACAAAGCCTCAGCATAATCGAAACATTGATAATTATTTCGGTGTGATTATGCGTGATGCAGGTAAAGTAGCCATTATTGATGGTGATACTAAAGAACAATTAGCAGTATTAAAAACAGGATTTGCGGTTCATATTTTAAGAACATCTGCATCTGGTCGTTATATCTATTCTATTGGTAGAGATGGACGTATTACAATGATCGATACTTATCCGGAGAAACCAGAAATTGTAGCTGAAGTTAGAGAATCGTTTGATGCGCGTTCTGTTGAGGTATCCAAGTACAAAGGATATGAAGACAAGTATTTGGTTGCAGGGGGTTATAGTCCAAGTCACTTTGTGATTTTTGATGCGCAAACATTAGAACCTTTAAGTGTGACCTCTACAAGTGGTAACGCATGTGACGGAGACAAAGAATTTATTGAAGAAGCGCGTGTGGCTTCCATTGTAGCATCACATACTGATCCGGTTTGGATTTGTAATGTAAAAGAAACAGGTATGGTATGGATTGTAGATTATACGGATCCAAGAAATCCGGTATCTACCCAAATTCCTTCAGCGAGATTCTTACATGATGGCGGTTGGGATGCAACCGGACATTACTTCTTAGTAGCGGCAAATGCCAGTAACAAAATTGTTGTGGTGGATGTACCAAATAAAAAATTAGTAAGCATCATTGAAACGGGTAACAAACCACACCCTGGACGTGGTACAAATATTAAAAACGATTTGGGAAGTCTTTGGGTAACTTCTCACCTGGGAGAAAATAAATTATCATTTATCAAAACAGATCCTGGAGAAGGTCAATGGACCGTGGTAAAAGAAGTGAAAGCTACAGGTTCTGGTGGTGGAGCACTATTTGTGAAATCACACCCAAAATCAAAACACTTGTGGGTGGATAGAACGTTAAATCCAACTCCGGAATTGAATTCCACTGTGGATGTGTTTGATATTGAAACCTTAGAGTTGAAGAAAAATATAACCATGCCAGAGGGTGTGGACGGTAGAATGGTTCATATGGAATACAATAAAGCCGGTGATGAAGTTTGGGTATCTGCCTTTATGGGACAAAAAAGTGCAATTTTAATATACGATGATGAGACTCTTGAATTGAAAGAGATCATTCAAGATGACTGGGTAGAGAATCCAACGGGTAAATTCAATATTTACAACACAACTCATGATATTTATTAA